In Gadus macrocephalus chromosome 11, ASM3116895v1, a single genomic region encodes these proteins:
- the ppef2a gene encoding LOW QUALITY PROTEIN: serine/threonine-protein phosphatase with EF-hands 2 (The sequence of the model RefSeq protein was modified relative to this genomic sequence to represent the inferred CDS: inserted 3 bases in 2 codons), which translates to MGCGVSKSNLFQKSDSKAIKAAVLIQHWYRQYVARMELKRRYTWHIFQSLEYSGEQAQIKLYNFLGYLMDNFTPSSNERNLISHFFRENEVCRDSEWERFFDYKNIDVPEIYSGPHLTFPLTLEQGSGLVDAFRNKRQLHSRYVLQLLLDTWRLLRKFPNISRVSTCQSKEITICGDLHGQLEDLLLIFYKNGMPSHERPYVFNGDFVDRGDDSIEVLLILFSFLLLYPNDVHLNRGNHEDHIVNLRYGFTKEVLTKYKMHGKRILKLLQKIFSWLPLATVIDQKVLVLHGGISDATDLSVLARVDRHKYVSALRPPKKRHPSAANVSVDYEEEVWSSGRRRSSVALPRPLTRGTFQNTSLPDFSERVRPPVGGAAERRGRLALQGALLGGSQQALGAPAGDRPAAGXSGESSDHSEDEWKQILDLLWSDPMTQDGCVPNEVRGGGCYWXPDVTDDFLSRHNMTLIIRSHECKQEGYEFCHNRKVLTLFSASNYYDVASNRGAYVKLGPDLVPYLIQYQASSKTRELTVRQRVGQTEHSALRVLRKQLFSHKSDLISAFQDLDKENTGLVSLKDWAEAVEGVMHLGLPWRMLRSQLISRRASDGAVDYRQWFTELAIQEPNMEHIEKGLLEMLYRHRSTLETIFRIVDTDNSGVINMEDFRQTWKLLSIYLKMEFTEEAISDLAVAIDTNGDGCIDIQEFMEAFRLSDKKSRLERGRSMFMGTAHDLQRPETVDPDL; encoded by the exons ATGGGATGTGGAGTCTCAAAATCCAACCTGTTCCAAAAGTCGGACTCTAAAG CCATCAAGGCGGCGGTGCTGATCCAGCACTGGTACCGGCAGTACGTGGCCCGCATGGAGCTGAAGAGGCGCTACACCTGGCACATCTTCCAGTCCCTGGAGTACTCTGGAGAGCAGGCCCAGATCAAG CTATATAACTTCCTTGGTTACCTCATGGACAACTTCACACCGTCGAGTAACGAAC GGAACCTGATCTCGCACTTCTTCCGGGAGAACGAGGTATGCCGGGACAGCGAGTGGGAGCGGTTCTTCGACTACAAGAACATCGACGTCCCAGAGATCTACTCGGGGCCTCACCTCACCTTCCCACTCACCCTGGAGCAGGGCAGCGGCCTGGTCGACGCCTTCCGGAACAAGAGG cagctgcactCCCGCTacgtcctccagctcctgctgGACACCTGGAGGCTGCTGCGCAAGTTCCCCAACATCAGCCGTGTGTCCACCTGCCAGAGCAAAGAGATCACCATCTGTG gCGATTTGCACGGGCAGCTGGAAGATCTGCTGTTGATATTCTACAAG AACGGCATGCCCTCCCACGAGCGGCCCTACGTCTTCAACGGGGACTTCGTGGACCGGGGAGACGACTCCATCGaggtcctcctcatcctcttctccttcctgctGCTGTACCCCAACGACGTGCACCTCAACCGGGGAAACCACGAGGACCACATCGTCAACCTGAG GTATGGTTTCACTAAGGAGGTCTTGACCAAATACAAG ATGCACGGCAAGCGCATCTTGAAGCTGCTGCAGAAGATCTTCAGCTGGTTGCCCCTGGCGACGGTGATCGACCAGAAGGTGCTGGTTCTGCACGGCGGCATCTCGGACGCCACGGATCTCAGCGTGCTCGCCCGCGTGGACCGCCACAag taCGTGTCGGCCCTGCGCCCCCCTAAGAAGCGTCACCCCAGCGCGGCCAACGTGTCGGTGGACtacgaggaggaggtgtggagcAGCGGGCGTCGCCGCTCCTCCGTGGCgctgccccgccccctgacccGCGGGACCTTCCAGAACACCTCGCTGCCCGACTTCTCCGAGCGCGTCCGGCCGCcggtggggggggcggcggaGCGGCGGGGGCGCCTGGCCCTCCAGGGCGCGCTCCTCGGGGGGTCCCAGCAGGCGCTGGGCGCGCCGGCCGGGGACCGGCCCGCCGCAGG CTCCGGGGAGAGCAGCGACCACTCGGAGGACGAGTGGAAGCAG ATCCTGGACCTGCTGTGGAGCGACCCCATGACCCAGGACGGCTGCGTGCCCAACgaggtgcggggggggggctgctact GGCCGGACGTCACCGACGACTTCCTGTCCCGACACAACATGACCCTCATCATCCGATCGCACGAGTGCAAACAGGAAGGCTACGAGTTCTGTCACAACcgcaag GTGCTGACTCTGTTCTCCGCCTCAAACTACTACGACGTGGCCAGCAACCGGGGGGCCTACGTGAAGCTGGGCCCCGACCTGGTGCCCTACCTCATCCAGTACCAGGCCAGCAGCAAGACCCGCGAGCTCACCGTCAGACAGAG AGTGGGCCAGACGGAGCACTCTGCCCTCCGCGTGCTCCGGAAGCAGCTGTTCTCCCACAAGTCGGACCTCATCAGCGCCTTCCAGGACCTGGACAAGGAGAACACCG GCCTGGTGTCTCTGAAGGACTGGGCAGAGGCCGTGGAGGGCGTCATGCACCTGGGGCTGCCCTGGAGGATGCTGCGCTCCCAGCTCATCTCCCGCCGGGCCAGCGACGGCGCCGTCGACTACCGGCAGTGGTTCACTGAGCTGGCCATCCAGGAACCCAACATGGAG CACATCGAGAAGGGGTTACTGGAGATGCTCTACCGCCACCGGTCCACCCTGGAGACCATCTTCAGGATCGTGGACACGGACAACTCAG gcGTCATCAACATGGAGGACTTCCGTCAGACGTGGAAGCTGCTCAGCATCTACCTGAAgatggagttcacggaggagGCCATCTCGGACCTGGCGGTGGCCATCGACACCAACGGCGACGGCTGCATCGACATCCAGGAGTTCATGGAGGCCTTCCGGCTCAGCGACAAGAAGAGCCGTCTGGAGCGCGGCCGCAGCATGTTCATGGGGACCGCCCACGACCTGCAGCGCCCCGAGACCGTGGAccccgacctctga